The window CGAACCCCGCCTGCCCGGGGACCTCATCGTCCGCACCACCCCCGACCTGGCCCTCCGCCACGGCATGCAGGTGCCGCTCCTCGTCGACCTCGCCCACCTCTTCGTCTTCGACCAGGACGGCGACCGCATCTGCCCGCATCCGGCACGCCTGCCCGACCTGGAAAGGTGAGCAGTGGCACACCCATGACCCGGCACCCGTGACCGGGGTGTCTGGCGTCAGAAAACTATCGTCGCTAGTTTATGTGCCGGACGACGACGCCCCGCCCCCGGAGGAAGCGCGATGAAGGCATACGACGGCATGTACATCGGGGGCGCCTGGCGCCCGGCCGCCGGCCAGGACGTGATCGAGGTCGTGAACCCGGTCGACGAGCAGGTCATCGGCACGGTCCCGGCGGGCACCGCCCAGGACGTCGACACCGCCGTACGGGCCGCCCGCGCCGCCCTCGCGGGCTGGGCCGCGACCCCGCCCGCCGAGCGCGCGGCGCGCCTGGCCGCCCTCCGGGACGTGCTCGTGGCCCGCGCCGACGAGATCGCCGAGACGGTCACGGCCGAACTCGGCTCGCCCCTGAAGTTCTCCCAGGCCGTCCACGCGGGCGTGCCGATCGCCGTCGCGGGCTCCTACGCCGAGCTGGCGGCGACGTACGCCTTCGAGGAGAAGACCGGCAACTCGGTCGTGCACCACGAGCCGATCGGTGTCGTCGGCGCCATCACGCCCTGGAACTACCCCCTGCACCAGATCGTCGCCAAGGTCGCCCCGGCCCTCGCGGCGGGCTGCACGGTCGTCGTGAAGCCCGCCGAGGACACCCCGCTGGTCGCCCGCCTCTTCGCCGACGCGGTGCACGAGGCCGGGATCCCGGCGGGCGTCTTCAACCTGGTCACCGGCCTCGGCCCGGTCGCCGGCCAGGCCCTCGCCGAACACCCCGGCGTCGACCTGGTCTCCTTCACCGGCTCCACCGCCGTCGGCCGGCAGATCGCAGC of the Streptomyces koelreuteriae genome contains:
- a CDS encoding aldehyde dehydrogenase family protein, which encodes MKAYDGMYIGGAWRPAAGQDVIEVVNPVDEQVIGTVPAGTAQDVDTAVRAARAALAGWAATPPAERAARLAALRDVLVARADEIAETVTAELGSPLKFSQAVHAGVPIAVAGSYAELAATYAFEEKTGNSVVHHEPIGVVGAITPWNYPLHQIVAKVAPALAAGCTVVVKPAEDTPLVARLFADAVHEAGIPAGVFNLVTGLGPVAGQALAEHPGVDLVSFTGSTAVGRQIAAIAAGQVKKVALELGGKSANVILPTADLAKAVNVGVANVMSNSGQTCSAWTRMLVHRERYDEAVELAAEAAAKYGDRIGPVVNAKQQDRVRGYIEKGVAEGARLVAGGPDSPRETGYFVSPTVFADVTENMTIAQEEIFGPVLSILPYDDEEDALRIANGTVYGLAGAVWAGDEAEAVAFARRMETGQVDINGGRFNPLAPFGGYKQSGVGRELGVHGLAEYLQTKSLQF